The Brassica oleracea var. oleracea cultivar TO1000 chromosome C6, BOL, whole genome shotgun sequence genome includes a region encoding these proteins:
- the LOC106298345 gene encoding protein PHR1-LIKE 1-like isoform X1, whose translation MCLLMESNTTNGNNQKTKMSLVLSTDAKPRLKWTCELHHRFIEAVNQLGGPNKATPKGLMKAMEIPGLTLYHLKSHLQKYRLGKSLKFDDNNLEADSSASETQEAESKNVSADFRGSVNVENNNPANEGVQITEALQLQMEVQKKLHEQIEVQRHLQVKIEAQGKYLQSVLLKAQHTLAGYTSSTLGMDFARTELSRLAAMVNQSSSFSELTQVEEYKEEGFLWCKKPENRGITHPRRSVESSLTSSESSDTNLNKNNDERMSVELPLMEIKSEKQTEKKKRSLNDVVCMERQPPKKRNLGAYDDDDDEHLRLSLNSYKKDMGTCPNIGLGFN comes from the exons ATGTGTTTATTAATGGAGAGCAACACTACTAATGGTAATAATCAGAAGACAAAGATGAGTCTTGTGTTGTCAACAGATGCTAAGCCCAGATTGAAATGGACATGTGAGCTTCATCACAGATTCATTGAAGCCGTTAATCAACTCGGTGGACCAAACA AGGCAACACCTAAGGGTTTGATGAAGGCTATGGAGATTCCTGGGCTTACTTTGTATCATCTAAAGAGCCATTTACAA AAATATCGACTAGGAAAGAGCCTGAAGTTTGATGATAACAATCTTGAAG CAGATTCCTCTGCTTCAGAAACCCAAGAAGCTGAGAGTAAAAACGTCTCTGCAGATTTCAGAGGCAGTGTCAACGTAGAAAACAACAATCCAGCTAACGA AGGCGTGCAGATCACGGAAGCTTTACAGCTGCAGATGGAAGTTCAAAAGAAACTTCATGAACAAATCGAA GTTCAGAGGCATTTACAAGTGAAGATTGAGGCACAAGGCAAGTATTTACAGTCAGTTTTACTGAAAGCTCAACACACTCTCGCTGGCTACACATCTTCCACTCTTGGCATGGACTTTGCGAGAACCGAACTCTCTAGATTAGCTGCAATGGTGAATCAGAGTTCTTCGTTCTCGGAGCTAACACAAGTGGAAGAATACAAAGAAGAAGGATTCTTGTGGTGCAAGAAACCAGAAAACAGAGGAATTACACATCCAAGACGTTCAGTTGAGAGCTCGTTGACATCTTCAGAGAGCTCAGATACAAATCTGAATAAAAACAACGACGAGAGAATGTCAGTGGAGCTTCCGTTGATGGAGATCAAATCAGAAAAGCAGACGGAGAAGAAGAAGAGGAGCCTAAACGATGTCGTTTGCATGGAACGCCAGCCTCCAAAGAAGAGGAATCTTGGAGCTTATGATGATGATGATGATGAACACCTGAGGTTGAGTTTGAATAGTTACAAGAAAGACATGGGGACGTGTCCGAACATAGGACTAGGGTTTAATTGA
- the LOC106298345 gene encoding protein PHR1-LIKE 1-like isoform X2, producing MCLLMESNTTNGNNQKTKMSLVLSTDAKPRLKWTCELHHRFIEAVNQLGGPNKATPKGLMKAMEIPGLTLYHLKSHLQKYRLGKSLKFDDNNLEDSSASETQEAESKNVSADFRGSVNVENNNPANEGVQITEALQLQMEVQKKLHEQIEVQRHLQVKIEAQGKYLQSVLLKAQHTLAGYTSSTLGMDFARTELSRLAAMVNQSSSFSELTQVEEYKEEGFLWCKKPENRGITHPRRSVESSLTSSESSDTNLNKNNDERMSVELPLMEIKSEKQTEKKKRSLNDVVCMERQPPKKRNLGAYDDDDDEHLRLSLNSYKKDMGTCPNIGLGFN from the exons ATGTGTTTATTAATGGAGAGCAACACTACTAATGGTAATAATCAGAAGACAAAGATGAGTCTTGTGTTGTCAACAGATGCTAAGCCCAGATTGAAATGGACATGTGAGCTTCATCACAGATTCATTGAAGCCGTTAATCAACTCGGTGGACCAAACA AGGCAACACCTAAGGGTTTGATGAAGGCTATGGAGATTCCTGGGCTTACTTTGTATCATCTAAAGAGCCATTTACAA AAATATCGACTAGGAAAGAGCCTGAAGTTTGATGATAACAATCTTGAAG ATTCCTCTGCTTCAGAAACCCAAGAAGCTGAGAGTAAAAACGTCTCTGCAGATTTCAGAGGCAGTGTCAACGTAGAAAACAACAATCCAGCTAACGA AGGCGTGCAGATCACGGAAGCTTTACAGCTGCAGATGGAAGTTCAAAAGAAACTTCATGAACAAATCGAA GTTCAGAGGCATTTACAAGTGAAGATTGAGGCACAAGGCAAGTATTTACAGTCAGTTTTACTGAAAGCTCAACACACTCTCGCTGGCTACACATCTTCCACTCTTGGCATGGACTTTGCGAGAACCGAACTCTCTAGATTAGCTGCAATGGTGAATCAGAGTTCTTCGTTCTCGGAGCTAACACAAGTGGAAGAATACAAAGAAGAAGGATTCTTGTGGTGCAAGAAACCAGAAAACAGAGGAATTACACATCCAAGACGTTCAGTTGAGAGCTCGTTGACATCTTCAGAGAGCTCAGATACAAATCTGAATAAAAACAACGACGAGAGAATGTCAGTGGAGCTTCCGTTGATGGAGATCAAATCAGAAAAGCAGACGGAGAAGAAGAAGAGGAGCCTAAACGATGTCGTTTGCATGGAACGCCAGCCTCCAAAGAAGAGGAATCTTGGAGCTTATGATGATGATGATGATGAACACCTGAGGTTGAGTTTGAATAGTTACAAGAAAGACATGGGGACGTGTCCGAACATAGGACTAGGGTTTAATTGA
- the LOC106299498 gene encoding CLAVATA3/ESR (CLE)-related protein 45-like, with the protein MLFTRMMLLLLLCIGLLSNHRYNVSALRNKEFFHRQSQGDRAGVHPGEIAKLRGINRHNCEGQVMLIGNQRLLEEVNKNEVKPGKTQEQTNMTKKSFQSSKRRVRRGSDPIHNKSEPFS; encoded by the coding sequence ATGCTGTTTACAAGGATGATGCTTTTACTTCTTCTCTGCATAGGATTACTATCAAACCACAGATATAATGTCTCAGCCTTGAGAAACAAAGAGTTTTTCCACAGACAATCACAAGGAGACAGAGCTGGAGTTCATCCAGGTGAAATTGCTAAGCTAAGGGGCATCAATAGGCACAACTGTGAAGGTCAAGTAATGCTCATTGGAAACCAGCGCTTACTTGAGGAGGTTAACAAGAATGAAGTTAAGCCTGGGAAGACACAAGAACAAACGAATATGACAAAGAAGTCCTTCCAATCAAGCAAGAGACGGGTAAGACGAGGATCCGATCCTATCCACAACAAATCCGAGCCATTTTCTTGA